One region of Buchnera aphidicola (Eriosoma lanigerum) genomic DNA includes:
- the ychF gene encoding redox-regulated ATPase YchF, with product MSFKCGIVGLPNVGKSTLFNALASTKILTANYPFCTIKPNISHIPVLDPRLNSIARIVNPKKIITNFIELVDIAGLVKGASKGEGLGNKFLENIKNTDAIIHVVRCFNDINVTHMYGVVDPIKDIEIINLELILSDISICEKTIFRIEKKTKINYKELKIELNILYRCLDHLKKFQMLRSLNITLEEKQRIDKLQLLTFKPMMYVANIGTKKEDNYLLEQVLKLAEIEKSIVISVCAQREAKKLYHSNINTNFQPIDVDCSSTLSDIVFAGYKLLNLQTFFTVGIKEVRAWTILKGSTAKEAGGVIHSDFNRGFIRVKVIKYKDFILYKGELGVKLAGKMCSEGKKYIVQDGDILNFLFQV from the coding sequence ATGAGTTTTAAATGTGGAATTGTAGGTTTGCCAAATGTAGGGAAATCTACATTATTTAATGCATTAGCTTCTACAAAAATTTTAACTGCTAATTACCCTTTTTGTACTATTAAACCAAATATTAGTCATATTCCTGTATTAGATCCACGTTTAAATAGTATTGCAAGAATTGTTAATCCAAAAAAAATTATTACTAATTTTATAGAATTAGTTGATATTGCTGGATTAGTCAAAGGTGCATCTAAAGGAGAAGGATTAGGTAATAAATTTTTAGAAAATATTAAAAATACGGATGCTATAATACATGTTGTTCGTTGTTTTAATGATATTAATGTTACTCATATGTATGGTGTAGTAGATCCAATTAAAGATATTGAAATTATTAATCTTGAATTAATTTTATCAGATATTAGTATTTGTGAAAAAACTATATTTAGAATAGAAAAAAAAACTAAAATTAATTATAAAGAACTAAAAATTGAATTAAATATTTTATATCGTTGTTTAGATCATTTAAAAAAATTTCAAATGTTACGTTCTCTTAACATTACTTTAGAAGAAAAACAACGAATTGACAAGTTACAGTTACTAACTTTTAAACCAATGATGTATGTAGCAAATATTGGTACAAAAAAAGAGGATAATTATTTATTGGAACAAGTTTTAAAATTAGCTGAAATAGAAAAATCAATAGTTATTTCAGTTTGCGCTCAAAGAGAAGCTAAAAAACTATATCATTCTAATATTAATACGAATTTTCAACCCATTGATGTAGATTGTAGTTCTACATTATCAGATATAGTGTTTGCTGGATATAAATTATTAAATTTACAAACATTTTTTACTGTAGGAATTAAGGAAGTTCGTGCTTGGACTATATTAAAAGGTAGTACTGCTAAGGAAGCTGGAGGAGTAATTCATAGTGATTTTAACCGTGGTTTTATAAGAGTTAAAGTAATAAAATATAAAGATTTTATTCTTTATAAAGGTGAACTAGGAGTAAAATTAGCTGGAAAAATGTGTTCTGAAGGTAAAAAATATATTGTTCAGGATGGAGATATATTAAATTTTTTATTTCAAGTATAA
- the thrC gene encoding threonine synthase codes for MKLYNLKEKSEQVNFSQAIKLGLGKKQGLFFPTKLPIINDTLLSEMLSMNFITRSSKILSLFIGDEIPEQQIQQSVQNAFHCSIPKIQYVQNNIACFELFHGPTLAFKDFGARFMAQILSYLNHKNEVITILTATSGDTGAAVAHAFYNMQNVRVIILYPKGKISEYQEKLFCTLGKNITTIAIEGSFDDCQTLVKQAFNDTELKKERGLNSANSINISRLLAQICYYFEAFSLISKQQRKNLIISIPCGNFGNLTAGLLAKSIGLPIKSFIAATNANDTVPKFLETGIWKPNKTISTLSNAMDISQPNNWPRVEEIFRINNWDLKSLGFGSVSDNITIQTLQNLDNLGYISEPHAAIAYKLLSEKIKDNEFGLFLGTAHPAKFKQSVENILKKTITLPQSLSKRINLPLLSHNMKPNFHKLRQFLLKK; via the coding sequence ATGAAATTATATAATTTAAAAGAAAAAAGTGAACAAGTAAATTTTTCACAAGCTATAAAATTAGGATTAGGGAAAAAACAAGGACTTTTTTTTCCAACAAAACTGCCTATAATTAATGATACATTACTCAGTGAAATGTTATCTATGAATTTTATTACCAGAAGTAGTAAAATACTATCACTATTTATTGGAGATGAAATTCCAGAACAACAAATACAGCAATCTGTTCAAAATGCTTTTCATTGTTCTATTCCAAAAATTCAATATGTACAAAATAATATAGCTTGTTTTGAATTATTTCATGGACCAACATTAGCTTTTAAAGATTTTGGAGCTCGTTTTATGGCTCAAATTTTATCATATTTAAATCATAAAAATGAAGTAATAACTATATTAACTGCTACATCTGGAGATACTGGTGCTGCCGTAGCTCATGCTTTTTATAACATGCAAAATGTACGAGTTATAATTTTATATCCAAAAGGGAAAATTAGTGAATATCAAGAAAAATTATTTTGTACTTTAGGTAAAAATATAACAACAATTGCTATTGAAGGTAGTTTTGATGACTGTCAAACATTGGTTAAACAAGCTTTTAATGATACTGAATTAAAAAAAGAAAGAGGATTAAATTCAGCAAATTCTATTAATATTAGTAGACTTTTAGCACAAATTTGTTATTATTTTGAAGCGTTTTCATTAATTTCAAAACAACAAAGAAAAAATCTAATAATTTCTATTCCATGTGGAAATTTTGGTAATTTAACAGCTGGTTTATTAGCTAAATCTATAGGTTTACCTATAAAATCTTTTATTGCAGCTACTAACGCTAATGATACTGTACCAAAATTTTTAGAAACAGGAATTTGGAAACCTAATAAAACAATTTCTACTTTATCAAATGCAATGGATATTAGTCAACCAAACAACTGGCCAAGAGTAGAAGAAATATTTCGAATTAATAATTGGGATTTAAAAAGTTTAGGATTTGGTAGTGTATCAGACAATATAACAATTCAAACATTACAAAATCTAGATAATTTAGGATATATATCAGAACCACATGCTGCAATAGCATATAAATTATTATCAGAAAAAATAAAAGATAATGAATTCGGATTATTTTTAGGTACAGCTCATCCTGCAAAATTTAAACAATCAGTTGAAAATATTTTAAAAAAAACTATTACACTTCCTCAATCGTTATCTAAAAGAATAAATCTCCCGCTATTATCACATAATATGAAACCAAACTTTCATAAATTACGTCAATTTTTGTTAAAAAAATAA
- the thrB gene encoding homoserine kinase — protein MIKIYAPASIGNVGVGFDVLGAAIQPINGNLLGDIVTITSAKKFNLINTGKFKHQLPKSTKKNIIWHCWINFCKQIKKTIPVSITLEKNMPIGSGLGSSACSIVATLVALNYFCSEPLSKIKLLKMMGELEGKISGGIHYDNVSPCYLGGLQLIIQEKNVISQKIPHFKDWFWIIAWPGINISTAESRSILPIQYSREICIQHSRNLAIFIHSLYTNQKKLAAQHIQDIIAEPYRIQLLPNFMSIKKIILELGALGCGISGSGPSFFSISDNLKTAEIIANTLTKHYLQNEYGFVHICKLDKTGTKKIG, from the coding sequence ATGATTAAAATTTATGCTCCTGCCTCCATTGGAAATGTTGGTGTTGGATTTGATGTTTTAGGAGCAGCTATACAACCTATTAATGGAAATTTATTAGGAGATATTGTAACTATCACCTCAGCAAAAAAATTTAATTTAATTAATACAGGAAAATTTAAACATCAATTACCAAAATCTACAAAAAAAAATATTATTTGGCATTGTTGGATAAATTTTTGTAAACAAATCAAAAAAACTATTCCTGTATCGATCACATTAGAAAAAAACATGCCTATTGGATCCGGATTAGGTTCCAGTGCTTGTTCTATTGTAGCAACATTAGTAGCTTTAAACTATTTTTGTTCTGAACCATTATCAAAAATAAAATTACTTAAAATGATGGGAGAACTAGAAGGAAAGATATCAGGTGGTATACATTATGACAATGTTTCTCCTTGCTACTTAGGAGGCTTACAATTAATTATCCAAGAAAAAAATGTTATTAGTCAAAAAATACCACATTTTAAAGATTGGTTTTGGATTATTGCATGGCCAGGAATAAATATATCCACAGCTGAATCTAGATCTATATTACCTATACAATATTCAAGAGAAATCTGTATTCAACATAGTAGAAATTTAGCAATATTTATACATTCTCTTTATACTAATCAAAAAAAATTAGCTGCTCAACATATTCAAGATATTATTGCTGAACCTTATCGAATACAATTATTACCAAATTTTATGTCAATAAAAAAAATAATACTAGAACTAGGAGCTCTAGGTTGTGGTATTTCTGGATCAGGACCTAGTTTTTTTTCTATTAGTGATAATTTAAAAACTGCAGAAATTATAGCTAACACTTTAACTAAACATTATTTACAAAATGAATATGGTTTTGTACATATTTGCAAATTAGATAAAACAGGTACTAAAAAAATAGGATAA
- the thrA gene encoding bifunctional aspartate kinase/homoserine dehydrogenase I, whose amino-acid sequence MKILKFGGTSLKNANKFLQVSSIIEKNTKKYQVAIVLSAPATITNYLINIIQHVIEKNEIPKYIDDIQNIFFKIIDDIFYQQPNFSYKNIHNLIKDQFVQLKKILHSIQILQICPKNIYAFIISRGEILSIAIMQAILQSKKYNTTIINPVDNLLSNGEILDSVVDISKSSLNIQSLQIPLKNIILMPGFIAGNHKKELVVLGRNGSDYSASVLAVCLNAKKLEIWTDVDGIYTCDPRIISNPFLLQKISYEEAMELSYFGATVLHPKTIFPIMKYKIPCKIKNTNNIKEPGTLISTVDDNIHINLSQQRNIKGITYLDYAVMLIISSTTMDNTELLTKKVLSILARNKIWIILLTQSSSQSNFNFCILEKQLSKTIYILKNELKLELNNHEINPIKFKKKLSIISIIGKDIHFQSNIFSKIFSALSKNNINIHALTKGSSNNSISVVVNQNQKEYCIQAMHTTIFYDTKIIEIFLIGTGGVGKVLLAQLKDQINLLTKKNIQFKICMIANSKKMLQNFNGINLNHWEENLNTSKFTFNFQELITQLKHTYLHNPVIVDCTSSKLISDQYITFLSSGFNIVTSNKKANTNNYHYYQQIRNTALIYGKKFLYETNVGAGLPVIENLKNLLNTGDKLLHFRGILSGSLSFIFGELNENINFSNATYKARKLGFTEPDPRDDLSGLDVARKLLILAREAGYQLELNEIEIESILPSYFNSIPDIQTTMLELKKLDNIFSKKFQQAKKLNKVLRYVGTIHSSGKCQVKIEEIDKNDPLYEIKNGENALAFYSKYYQPIPLVLRGYGAGNNVTAAGVFSDILRTLS is encoded by the coding sequence ATGAAAATATTAAAATTTGGTGGAACATCATTAAAAAATGCAAATAAATTTTTACAAGTTTCTAGTATTATCGAAAAAAATACAAAAAAATATCAAGTAGCAATTGTTCTTTCAGCACCAGCTACAATTACAAATTACTTAATAAATATTATCCAACATGTGATAGAAAAAAATGAAATTCCTAAATATATTGATGATATACAAAATATTTTTTTTAAAATAATAGATGATATTTTTTATCAACAACCAAATTTTTCATATAAAAATATACATAATTTAATAAAAGATCAATTTGTTCAGTTAAAAAAAATATTACATAGCATTCAAATTCTACAAATATGTCCAAAAAATATTTATGCTTTTATTATATCCAGAGGAGAAATATTATCTATTGCTATTATGCAAGCTATTCTACAATCTAAAAAATATAATACAACTATTATTAATCCAGTAGATAATTTGCTATCTAATGGAGAAATATTAGATTCTGTAGTTGATATTTCTAAATCATCATTAAATATTCAATCATTACAAATTCCATTAAAAAATATTATTCTAATGCCTGGATTTATAGCGGGTAATCATAAAAAAGAACTAGTCGTATTAGGAAGAAATGGATCTGATTACTCTGCATCTGTTTTAGCAGTGTGTTTAAATGCAAAAAAATTAGAAATTTGGACTGATGTAGATGGAATATATACTTGTGATCCTAGAATTATATCAAATCCATTTTTATTACAAAAAATATCCTATGAAGAAGCTATGGAATTGTCTTATTTTGGAGCAACAGTATTACATCCAAAAACTATTTTTCCAATCATGAAATATAAAATACCATGTAAAATTAAAAATACTAATAATATTAAAGAGCCAGGAACATTAATTAGTACTGTAGATGATAATATACATATAAATCTTTCTCAACAAAGAAATATAAAAGGTATAACATATTTAGATTATGCAGTTATGTTGATAATATCTAGCACAACAATGGATAATACTGAACTATTAACAAAAAAAGTACTATCTATACTTGCCAGAAATAAAATATGGATAATATTATTAACACAATCTTCTTCTCAATCAAATTTTAATTTTTGTATTTTAGAAAAACAATTATCAAAAACTATATATATTTTAAAAAATGAATTAAAATTAGAATTAAATAATCATGAAATTAATCCTATTAAATTTAAAAAAAAATTATCTATTATTTCTATAATTGGAAAAGATATTCATTTTCAATCTAATATTTTTTCTAAAATTTTTTCTGCATTATCTAAAAATAATATAAATATACATGCATTAACTAAAGGATCATCTAACAATTCTATTTCTGTTGTTGTCAATCAAAATCAAAAAGAATATTGTATACAAGCTATGCATACTACAATATTTTATGATACAAAGATAATTGAAATTTTTCTTATAGGAACGGGAGGAGTAGGAAAGGTTCTCTTAGCTCAATTAAAAGATCAAATTAACCTATTAACTAAAAAAAATATTCAATTTAAAATATGTATGATAGCAAATTCAAAAAAAATGTTACAAAATTTTAATGGAATAAATTTAAATCATTGGGAAGAAAATTTAAATACATCTAAGTTTACTTTCAATTTTCAAGAACTCATTACACAATTAAAACATACCTATTTACATAATCCTGTAATTGTTGATTGTACTTCTAGTAAATTAATATCAGATCAATATATTACATTTCTTTCTTCTGGATTTAATATCGTAACTTCTAACAAAAAAGCCAATACTAATAATTATCACTATTATCAACAAATTAGAAATACAGCATTAATTTATGGAAAAAAATTTTTGTATGAAACTAATGTAGGGGCAGGATTGCCTGTTATTGAAAATTTAAAAAATTTATTAAACACTGGAGATAAATTATTACATTTTAGAGGTATATTGTCAGGTTCTTTATCATTTATTTTTGGAGAATTAAATGAAAATATTAATTTTTCTAATGCTACATATAAAGCTAGAAAACTTGGTTTTACTGAACCAGATCCTAGAGATGATCTTTCTGGACTTGACGTAGCTAGAAAATTACTTATTTTAGCCAGAGAAGCTGGTTATCAATTAGAGCTTAATGAAATTGAAATTGAATCTATTTTACCATCATATTTTAATTCTATACCAGATATTCAAACAACTATGCTTGAATTAAAAAAATTAGATAATATATTTTCTAAAAAATTTCAGCAAGCTAAAAAATTAAATAAAGTACTAAGATATGTAGGAACTATACATTCATCTGGTAAATGTCAAGTAAAAATTGAAGAAATTGATAAAAATGATCCTTTATATGAAATTAAAAATGGGGAAAACGCATTAGCTTTTTATAGTAAATACTATCAACCTATTCCTTTAGTATTAAGAGGATATGGGGCTGGAAATAATGTAACAGCTGCTGGAGTTTTTTCTGACATACTTCGTACATTATCATAA
- the hpt gene encoding hypoxanthine phosphoribosyltransferase translates to MKHKIKVVIPEVQLHARISELGKQITTHYKNSHSKVVLVGLLRGSFIFLADLCRAIKITHEVDFMTISSYGIDIVSSKDIKILKDLDESIYNKHVLIVEDIIDSGLTLKKVLNILQVREPKSLSVCTLLDKPQCREVTICADYVGFSIPDGFMVGYGIDYAQRYRHLPYIGKVIFSK, encoded by the coding sequence ATGAAACATAAAATTAAAGTTGTTATTCCTGAAGTACAATTACATGCTAGAATTAGTGAACTTGGAAAGCAAATTACTACTCATTATAAAAATAGTCATAGTAAAGTTGTATTGGTAGGATTACTACGTGGATCATTTATTTTTTTAGCAGATTTATGCAGAGCAATAAAAATTACACATGAAGTAGATTTCATGACTATATCTAGTTATGGAATTGATATTGTATCTTCTAAAGATATAAAAATTTTAAAAGATTTAGACGAAAGTATTTATAATAAACATGTTTTAATAGTAGAAGATATTATAGACTCAGGTTTAACTTTAAAAAAAGTATTAAATATTTTACAAGTTCGTGAACCTAAATCACTATCAGTATGTACTTTATTAGATAAACCACAGTGTCGTGAAGTAACCATTTGTGCTGATTATGTAGGATTTTCTATTCCTGATGGTTTTATGGTTGGTTATGGAATTGATTATGCACAACGATATCGTCATTTACCTTATATTGGAAAAGTTATTTTTTCTAAATAA
- the pcnB gene encoding polynucleotide adenylyltransferase PcnB: protein MNIITKKKYHITKKKISTNAIKVLHRLKQTGYQAYLVGGSVRDLILGKKPTDFDITTNATPEQLRKIFRNCRLVGKRFRIAHVMFRTEFIEVSTFRSNKIHILPHQNHKKHKKNINGMLLNDNIFGKIEEDAQRRDITINALYYDINTNCIKDYVKGMIDLQKKTIRLIGDPETRYREDPIRILRVIRFSVQLNMKIAEKTAEPISRLSMLLKNIPSARLFNEIVKLLKTGVIYKIYQKIQQFNILQSLSLFSKVKLNNHTKKLIQLISVKALKKIDKQIKQKINNTLIPEFLFSTILWYLQKEVAYTVQKEKKIDKNEAFLLSINKVLSEFSSLLALPKQVVLTIKEIWKIQLYIDTSLHDITITKLPNNKIFDQAYQLLLLRAETEKDIKLYTTAQFLINQYK, encoded by the coding sequence ATGAACATTATTACAAAAAAAAAATATCATATTACAAAAAAAAAAATTAGTACAAATGCTATTAAAGTATTACATAGATTAAAACAAACCGGTTATCAAGCTTATTTAGTAGGAGGTAGTGTAAGAGATTTAATATTAGGGAAGAAACCAACAGATTTTGATATTACTACTAATGCTACACCAGAACAATTGAGAAAAATTTTTCGCAATTGTAGACTGGTAGGTAAAAGATTTAGAATCGCTCATGTTATGTTTCGTACTGAATTTATAGAAGTATCTACTTTTAGAAGCAACAAAATACATATTTTACCACATCAAAATCATAAAAAACATAAAAAAAATATTAATGGTATGTTACTCAATGATAATATTTTTGGAAAAATAGAAGAAGATGCTCAAAGAAGAGATATAACAATTAATGCGTTATATTATGATATTAACACTAATTGTATCAAAGACTACGTCAAAGGCATGATAGATCTACAAAAAAAAACTATTCGATTAATAGGAGACCCAGAAACAAGATATAGAGAAGATCCAATAAGAATATTAAGAGTAATTCGATTTTCCGTACAATTAAATATGAAAATTGCAGAAAAAACAGCTGAACCAATTTCTAGATTATCCATGTTATTAAAAAACATTCCTTCAGCTAGATTATTCAATGAAATAGTAAAATTATTAAAAACTGGAGTAATATATAAAATTTATCAAAAAATACAACAATTTAATATATTACAATCACTATCACTATTTTCTAAAGTTAAATTAAATAATCACACTAAAAAATTAATTCAATTAATCAGTGTCAAAGCTTTAAAAAAAATTGACAAACAAATAAAACAAAAAATTAATAATACTTTAATACCAGAATTTTTGTTCTCCACTATATTATGGTATTTACAAAAAGAAGTTGCTTATACTGTTCAAAAAGAAAAAAAGATAGACAAAAATGAAGCTTTTTTACTCTCTATTAATAAAGTTTTATCAGAATTTTCTTCTTTATTAGCACTTCCCAAACAAGTGGTATTAACAATTAAAGAAATATGGAAAATTCAATTATACATAGATACATCACTTCATGATATTACTATTACTAAATTACCTAACAATAAAATATTTGATCAAGCATATCAACTACTATTGTTACGTGCAGAAACAGAAAAAGATATTAAATTATATACAACAGCTCAATTTTTAATTAATCAATATAAATAA
- the dksA gene encoding RNA polymerase-binding protein DksA has translation MKKMENYKHSSLSMLTIAGVKPYQEKKNETYMNPAQINHFKKILTAWKNQLKNEVYRTISYMQDEATNFPDPMDRATQEEEFSLELRNRDRERKLIKKIDVTLKKINENNFGYCESCNIEIGIKRLEARPTANLCIDCKTLDEIREKQMSG, from the coding sequence ATGAAAAAAATGGAAAATTATAAACATTCATCGTTAAGTATGTTGACTATAGCTGGAGTAAAACCTTACCAAGAAAAAAAAAATGAAACTTATATGAATCCAGCACAAATTAATCACTTTAAAAAAATATTAACAGCATGGAAAAACCAATTAAAAAATGAAGTATACCGAACTATATCCTATATGCAAGATGAAGCTACTAATTTTCCAGATCCAATGGATCGAGCTACACAAGAAGAGGAATTTAGTTTAGAATTAAGAAATAGAGATCGTGAAAGAAAATTAATAAAAAAAATTGACGTTACTTTAAAAAAAATCAACGAAAATAATTTTGGATATTGCGAATCTTGTAATATTGAAATAGGAATAAAAAGACTAGAAGCAAGACCAACCGCAAATTTATGTATAGATTGTAAAACGTTAGATGAAATTAGAGAAAAACAAATGTCTGGTTAA
- the leuB gene encoding 3-isopropylmalate dehydrogenase: protein MMNNYKIAVLSGDGIGPEIIREGYKILEVVKKKYSLNLILKEYDVGGKAIDKYGIALPEETLIGCKNSHAILFGAVGGPKWHDLPTEEQPERAALLPLRKFFNLFSNLRPAKLHKDLVHLSPLRSEIASKGFDILCIRELTSGVYYGRPKGRTKKNGQEFAFDTAVYYNYEIERIARIAFKLARTRKKSIVSIDKANVLETSILWREVVNKVSKEYSDVNVKHLYIDNACMQIIKNPQDFDIILSSNLFGDILSDECAMLTGSIGMLPSASLNNMQFGLYEPAGGSAPDIAGKNIANPIALILSLSMLFKYSLQLYNIAEDIEWSVNEVLKNGYRTFDITNQNNYISTQEMGNKIAFYLQNKE from the coding sequence ATAATGAATAATTATAAAATTGCAGTTTTATCAGGAGATGGTATTGGTCCTGAAATTATTCGTGAAGGATATAAAATTTTAGAGGTAGTTAAAAAAAAATATTCTTTAAATTTAATTTTAAAGGAATATGATGTTGGGGGAAAAGCTATTGATAAATATGGAATTGCGTTACCAGAGGAAACTTTAATTGGATGTAAAAATTCTCATGCAATTCTTTTTGGAGCAGTAGGTGGACCAAAATGGCATGACCTTCCTACTGAAGAACAACCAGAAAGAGCTGCTTTATTACCATTACGAAAATTTTTTAATTTATTTTCTAATTTACGTCCAGCTAAATTACATAAAGATCTTGTTCATTTATCACCTCTTCGTTCTGAAATTGCATCAAAAGGTTTCGATATTCTTTGTATTCGAGAATTAACATCAGGTGTTTATTATGGAAGACCAAAAGGAAGAACAAAAAAAAATGGACAAGAATTTGCGTTTGATACAGCAGTTTACTATAATTATGAGATAGAACGAATTGCAAGAATAGCTTTCAAATTAGCGAGAACTAGAAAAAAGAGCATTGTTTCTATTGATAAAGCCAATGTTTTAGAAACATCCATTTTGTGGAGAGAAGTTGTTAATAAAGTTTCGAAAGAATATTCTGATGTTAATGTAAAACATTTATATATAGATAATGCATGTATGCAAATTATAAAAAACCCACAGGATTTTGATATAATTTTATCTTCTAATTTATTTGGAGATATTTTATCTGATGAATGTGCAATGTTAACTGGATCAATAGGTATGTTACCTTCAGCTAGTTTAAATAATATGCAATTTGGTTTATACGAACCAGCCGGAGGTTCTGCTCCTGATATAGCTGGGAAAAATATTGCTAATCCAATTGCTTTAATTTTATCGTTATCTATGTTATTTAAATATAGTTTACAACTATATAATATTGCTGAAGATATAGAATGGTCTGTTAATGAAGTATTAAAAAATGGTTATAGAACTTTTGATATTACTAATCAAAATAACTATATTAGTACTCAAGAAATGGGTAATAAGATTGCTTTTTATTTACAAAACAAGGAGTAG
- the leuC gene encoding 3-isopropylmalate dehydratase large subunit, whose protein sequence is MGRTLYQKLYDQHIVYQSENESPVLYIDLHLIHEVTSPQAFSSLRKNNRIVRQSKKTFATMDHNVSTISGEIQASGVKAQHQMETLIKNCIDFNITLYDLYSSRQGIVHVIGPEQGLTLPGMTIVCGDSHTSTHGAFGALAFGIGTSEVEHVLATQTLKQNRSKNMKIQLEGIVGKGITSKDIVLSIIGKLGISIGTGYVIEFTGSVVNNFTMEERMTLCNMAIEMGAKSAIISPDQITYDYLQNKNFSPKNKNWDQAVDFWNTLKSDSDASFDKSFLIDITDVEPQVTWGTNPGQVCSITQRVPMLHTFKNCVERESAKYAMSYMKLKVGTKLTDITIDKVFIGSCTNSRIEDLRLAASIIKNHKVAPGVTALVVPGSKQVKKQAENEGLDKIFINSGFEWRLPGCSMCLGMNNDRLEVGQRCASTSNRNFEGRQGRGGLTHLVSPSMAAAAAIFGKFVDVRQLM, encoded by the coding sequence ATGGGTAGAACTTTATACCAAAAGTTATATGATCAACATATTGTATATCAATCAGAAAATGAATCACCTGTATTATATATTGACCTACATTTAATTCATGAAGTTACATCTCCTCAAGCTTTTTCTTCATTACGAAAGAATAATAGAATTGTTAGACAATCGAAAAAAACTTTTGCTACTATGGATCATAATGTTTCTACTATTAGTGGAGAAATTCAGGCTTCTGGTGTTAAAGCACAACATCAAATGGAAACTTTAATTAAAAATTGTATTGATTTTAATATAACATTATATGATTTATATAGTTCTCGTCAAGGAATAGTACATGTTATTGGACCAGAACAAGGTTTAACATTACCAGGTATGACAATTGTTTGTGGGGATTCTCATACTTCTACTCATGGTGCATTTGGTGCATTAGCTTTTGGAATAGGTACCTCTGAAGTAGAACATGTATTAGCAACGCAAACGTTAAAACAAAATCGTTCTAAGAATATGAAAATACAATTAGAAGGAATTGTTGGTAAAGGAATCACGTCTAAAGATATAGTATTAAGTATTATAGGGAAACTTGGAATTTCTATAGGAACAGGGTATGTAATAGAATTTACAGGAAGCGTAGTTAATAATTTTACTATGGAAGAAAGAATGACTTTATGTAATATGGCAATTGAAATGGGTGCTAAATCGGCAATTATTTCACCAGATCAAATTACATATGATTATTTACAGAATAAAAATTTTTCTCCTAAGAATAAAAATTGGGATCAAGCAGTTGACTTTTGGAATACTTTAAAATCGGATTCTGATGCATCTTTTGATAAATCGTTTCTAATAGATATCACTGATGTAGAACCTCAAGTTACTTGGGGGACGAATCCAGGACAAGTTTGTTCTATTACTCAAAGAGTACCTATGTTACATACTTTTAAAAATTGTGTTGAAAGAGAATCAGCAAAATATGCTATGTCTTATATGAAACTCAAAGTTGGTACTAAATTAACTGATATTACTATTGATAAAGTATTTATAGGATCTTGTACTAATTCTAGAATAGAAGACTTACGTTTAGCTGCTTCAATAATAAAGAATCATAAAGTTGCACCTGGTGTTACTGCTCTTGTAGTTCCTGGATCAAAACAAGTAAAAAAACAAGCTGAGAATGAAGGATTGGATAAAATCTTTATTAATTCTGGTTTTGAATGGAGATTACCTGGATGCTCAATGTGTTTAGGAATGAACAATGATAGATTAGAAGTAGGTCAACGATGTGCTTCAACAAGTAATAGGAATTTTGAAGGTCGTCAAGGTAGAGGTGGTTTGACTCATTTAGTAAGTCCATCTATGGCAGCAGCTGCTGCTATTTTTGGAAAGTTTGTTGATGTTAGACAATTAATGTAA